The proteins below come from a single Xiphophorus hellerii strain 12219 chromosome 14, Xiphophorus_hellerii-4.1, whole genome shotgun sequence genomic window:
- the LOC116732469 gene encoding serine/arginine repetitive matrix protein 2-like isoform X28 codes for MSSIPQGRGYNDTHRDTTSLAWLSICKQTEKDHNNPSSGCTDRSRSVSGEGADNRKHPPGSGAAKSPEPGRSDQPKYTTESATEILSRFGLDKDDLGELNAYSEDQITPENLKYVLMQISIKKKERAAEKSSESQPTIGLKSDLHKTPVKSNKVIDCGDFGSSVAKKETEKDSTDKSRGKSLVETHKPSEDRLQRCVLKGKSRESEISEQNKMVSPKHKPDETKLYKPLSPKQPESTSKPSKAEQKSSNSKESKTRIKETMVAGQNKKSPEKKNPEVQTELKCGQQGQDKSVMQTKFKGSSFKNDSSCAIVSSKQKPDEPKTCKPLPPKQPESTSKSSNPGKAEQKSSNSKESKTQIKETTVAGQYKKHPEKKIPEVQTELKRGQQGQDKPVIQTKFKGSSSKNEPSHAVISAKQKPGEPKPCKPLPPKQPESTSKSSNPGKAEQKSSNNKESKTQIKETTVAGQNKAELKRGQQGRDKPVIQTKFKGSSCKNEPSHAIIRDCKGISPESFPHYCSICNKESRNVHAWCSHMKTTEHREKCKTLYPDLFCEQQFPRIDSTWRRCRETGKHKSDSRRRNASHSRSQERHHRRGSSSRSPCRRNASRSRSRSHGRRHRRGSSSRSPCRRNASRSRSRSHGRRHRRGSSSRSPCRRNASRSRSRSHGRRHRRGSSSRSPCRRKASRSRSRSHGRRHRRGSSSRSRCRRNASRSRSRSHGRRHRRGSSSRSHSPYRQRRKSRSRSTSTSDSSSSEDRRDRCRSPSRSSYSYRQTHRSQSRSPRYEKSTSCLPSPGMPSERQLSPKNSSKNPPSPSRSGEKQTSGDTSVPQDENSAETLVKKLLQSSAVQSLSKQIDVESLVKTLTPVFLDEFNKLTSTPGSSEAPQTKSTASSPPNHEQEVGAETLRSADGSDRSGPVLEQSVNAAASGNLEEKEQEVTSTRKRGRPRKKARNTLVRKSAGVKHESSEENREEEETKSLPGASLDSSSALLGDVKTETDAEAAEVLDQSVNAAAAGELEEMEEKEREVTSIRKGGRPRKKPRKTPVRKSARGKPENPEENREEEDQSLPGASLDPSSSALLGDVKTETDNETAEVLDQSVNAVAAGELEETEQTEQEVTSIIKRGRPRKKSRKTPVRKSAGGKRENPEENREEEDQSLPAAGNLEEMEDTEQEVTSTRKRGRPRKKPRKTPVRKSAGGKPENPEENREEEDKSLPGASLDPSSSALLGAVKTESDDEAAEGPDKKNLDGRLEEEEEEDEEVACKKRRKSPCTTADFILPPFNTDISFGEEFTARKLGYYCSLCSVFYMLKSNEEDTHCCSRNHYDNLLKHSQMKEEEPSPPPKRKTRSSR; via the exons ATGTCTTCAATTCCACAGGGACGTGGCTACAATGATACTCACAGGGACACTACATCCTTGGCCTGGCTTTCAATATGCAAACAGACCGAAAAAGATCACAATAACCCATCTTCTGGCTGCACAGACAGAAGCAGAAGTGTTTCTGGTGAAGGTGCAGACAACAGGAAACATCCTCCAGGTTCAGGTGCTGCTAAATCTCCAGAACCAGGCAGATCGGATCAACCCAAGTACACAACAGAATCAGCTACTGAGATCCTCAGCAGGTTTGGACTCGACAAGGACGACTTGGGAGAGCTCAATGCTTACTCTGAGGATCAGATCACCCCTGAAAACCTGAAATACGTCCTGATGCAGATTTCCATTAAGAAGAAGgaaagagctgcagagaaatcCTCTGAATCGCAGCCCACTATTGGTCTAAAGAGTGACTTGCATAAAACTCCCgtaaagtcaaataaagttATTGATTGCGGTGATTTTGGAAGTAGCGTTGCTAAAAAGGAGACTGAAAAAGATAGCACAGATAAGAGTAGAGGTAAGTCACTGGTGGAAACTCACAAACCCAGTGAGGACCGGCTGCAAAGATGTGTGTTAAAGGGCAAAAGCAGAGAGTCTGAGATTAGtgagcaaaataaaatggtttCACCCAAACATAAACCTGATGAGACTAAACTCTACAAACCTCTTTCTCCAAAGCAACCAGAGTCCACATCCAAACCTAGTAAAGCAGAACAGAAGAGTTCCAACAGCAAGGAAAGCAAAACTCgaataaaagaaacaatggTTGCTGGACAGAATAAGAAAAGTCCAGAGAAGAAGAACCCGGAGGTTCAGACTGAGCTGAAGTGTGGACAGCAAGGACAGGATAAGTCAGTGATGCAGACTAAATTTAAGGGgtcatcttttaaaaatgattcttCATGTGCCATAGTTTCATCCAAACAGAAACCTGACGAGCCTAAAACCTGCAAACCTCTTCCTCCAAAGCAACCAGAGTCCACATCTAAATCCTCCAATCCTGGTAAAGCAGAACAGAAGAGTTCCAACAGCAAGGAAAGCAAAACTCAGATAAAAGAAACAACGGTTGCTGGGCAGTATAAGAAACATCCAGAGAAGAAGATCCCTGAGGTTCAGACTGAGCTGAAACGTGGACAACAAGGACAGGATAAGCCAGTGATCCAGACTAAATTTAAAGGGTCATCTTCTAAAAATGAGCCTTCACACGCTGTAATTTCAGCCAAACAGAAACCTGGCGAGCCTAAACCCTGCAAACCTCTTCCTCCAAAGCAACCAGAGTCCACATCTAAATCCTCCAATCCTGGTAAAGCAGAACAGAAGAGTTCCAACAACAAGGAAAGTAAAACTCAGATAAAAGAAACAACGGTTGCTGGGCAGAATAAGGCTGAGCTGAAGCGCGGACAGCAAGGACGGGATAAGCCAGTGATCCAGACTAAATTTAAGGGGTCATCTTGTAAAAATGAGCCTTCACACGCCATAATTAGAGATTGTAAAGGTATCTCACCAGAATCCTTCCCACATTACTGTTCGATATGCAACAAGGAAAGTCGTAACGTACAT gctTGGTGTTCCCACATGAAGACCACTGAACATCGTGAGAAGTGCAAAACCCT ATACCCAGACTTGTTTTGTGAACAACAATTCCCCAG AATAGACTCAACCTGGAGGCGGTGTCGGGAGACGGGAAAACACAAGAGTGATTCTCGCCGCAGAAACGCTTCCCATTCCAGAAGTCAAGAACGCCATCACAGAAGAGGCTCCAGTTCTCGCTCACCCTGCCGGAGAAACGCTTCCCGTTCCCGCTCCAGAAGTCATGGCCGGCGTCACAGAAGAGGCTCCAGTTCTCGCTCACCCTGCCGGAGAAATGCTTCCCGTTCCCGCTCCAGAAGTCATGGCCGGCGTCACAGAAGAGGCTCCAGTTCTCGCTCACCCTGCAGGAGAAATGCTTCCCGTTCCCGCTCCAGAAGTCATGGCCGGCGTCACAGAAGAGGCTCCAGTTCTCGCTCACCCTGCAGGAGAAAAGCTTCCCGTTCCCGCTCCAGAAGTCATGGCCGGCGTCACAGGAGAGGCTCCAGTTCTCGCTCACGCTGCCGGAGAAACGCTTCCCGTTCCCGCTCCAGAAGTCATGGCCGGCGTCACAGAAGAGGCTCCAGTTCTCGCTCTCACAGCCCGTATCGTCAGCGCCGTAAATCCAGGAGTAGATCAACTTCCACCTCAGACAGTTCTAGCTCTGAGGACAGAAGAGACAGGTGCAGGAGCCCATCCAGGTCTTCCTACAGTTATAGACAAACCCACAG GTCTCAATCTCGTTCTCCAAGGTACGAGAAGTCCACCTCCTGTCTGCCCTCTCCAGGAATGCCTTCTGAGAGACAGCTTTCacccaaaaacagcagcaagaaTCCGCCATCACCAAGCAGAAGCGGCGAGAAACAAACGTCCGGAGACACATCGGTTCCTCAGGATGAGAACAGTGCAGAGACACTGGTGAAGAAACTGCTTCAATCATCAG CTGTCCAGTCTTTGTCAAAGCAGATAGATGTAGAGAGCCTTGTGAAAACTCTGACTCCGGTTTTCCTGGACGAGTTCAACAAGTTAACCTCAACACCCGGATCATCAGAGGCGCCTCAGACTAAAAGCACAGCCAGTTCCCCGCCAAATCACGAG caggaagtcGGAGCAGAAACTCTGAGATCTGCTGACGGCTCAGATCGAAGCGGCCCAG TTTTAGAGCAGAGTGTAAATGCTGCAGCTTCAGGTAATCTGGAGGAaaaggaacaggaagtgacatcaacTAGAAAAAGAGGCCGACCCAGGAAGAAAGCCAGAAATACTCTTG TGAGAAAATCTGCTGGAGTAAAACATGAGAGCTCcgaagaaaacagagaagaagaagaaaccaaaTCACTTCCTGGTGCGTCGCTggattcttcttctgctctgttGGGGGACGTCAAGACGGAAACGGacgctgaagctgctgaag ttttaGATCAGAGTGTGaacgctgcagcagcaggtgagcTGGAGGAAATGGAGGAGAAGGAACGGGAAGTGACATCAATAAGAAAAGGAGGCCGACCCAGGAAGAAACCCAGAAAGACTCCTG tcagaaaatcTGCCAGAGGAAAACCTGAGAACcctgaagaaaacagagaagaagaagaccaATCACTTCCTGGTGCGTCGCTGGatccttcttcttctgctctatTGGGGGACGTCAAGACGGAGACGGATAATGAAACTGCTGAAG TTTTAGATCAGAGTGTGAACGCTGTAGCAGCAGGTGAGCTGGAGGAAACTGAGCAGacggaacaggaagtgacatcgaTAATAAAAAGAGGCCGACCCAGGAAGAAATCCAGAAAGACTCCTG TGAGAAAATCTGCTGGAGGAAAACGTGAGAACcctgaagaaaacagagaagaagaagaccaATCACTTCCTG cagcaggtaaTCTGGAGGAAATGGAGGACacggaacaggaagtgacatcaacCAGAAAAAGAGGCCGACCCAGGAAGAAACCCAGAAAGACTCCTG TGAGAAAAtctgctggaggaaaacctgagaaccctgaagaaaacagagaagaagaagacaaatcACTTCCTGGCGCATCGCTGGatccttcttcttctgctctatTGGGGGCCGTCAAGACGGAGTCGGAtgatgaagctgctgaaggTCCAGACAAAAAGAACTTGGACGGACGcttggaggaagaggaggaggaggatgaagaag TAGCCTGTAAAAAACGAAGGAAGTCTCCTTGTACCACTGCTGATTTTATCCTGCCACCTTTCAACACAGACATCTCCTTTG GCGAGGAGTTTACTGCTCGTAAACTGGGATATTACTGTTCCCTCTGCTCTGTTTTCTACATGCTGAAGAGCAACGAAGAGGACACTCACTGCTGCAGCAGAAATCATTACGACAACCTGCTG AAACATTCGCAGATGAAAGAAGAGGAACCTTCACCGCCTCCAAAAAGGAAAACCAGAAGCTCTCGATGA
- the LOC116732469 gene encoding serine/arginine repetitive matrix protein 2-like isoform X19, with protein MSSIPQGRGYNDTHRDTTSLAWLSICKQTEKDHNNPSSGCTDRSRSVSGEGADNRKHPPGSGAAKSPEPGRSDQPKYTTESATEILSRFGLDKDDLGELNAYSEDQITPENLKYVLMQISIKKKERAAEKSSESQPTIGLKSDLHKTPVKSNKVIDCGDFGSSVAKKETEKDSTDKSRGKSLVETHKPSEDRLQRCVLKGKSRESEISEQNKMVSPKHKPDETKLYKPLSPKQPESTSKPSKAEQKSSNSKESKTRIKETMVAGQNKKSPEKKNPEVQTELKCGQQGQDKSVMQTKFKGSSFKNDSSCAIVSSKQKPDEPKTCKPLPPKQPESTSKSSNPGKAEQKSSNSKESKTQIKETTVAGQYKKHPEKKIPEVQTELKRGQQGQDKPVIQTKFKGSSSKNEPSHAVISAKQKPGEPKPCKPLPPKQPESTSKSSNPGKAEQKSSNNKESKTQIKETTVAGQNKAELKRGQQGRDKPVIQTKFKGSSCKNEPSHAIIRDCKGISPESFPHYCSICNKESRNVHAWCSHMKTTEHREKCKTLYPDLFCEQQFPRIDSTWRRCRETGKHKSDSRRRNASHSRSQERHHRRGSSSRSPCRRNASRSRSRSHGRRHRRGSSSRSPCRRNASRSRSRSHGRRHRRGSSSRSPCRRNASRSRSRSHGRRHRRGSSSRSPCRRKASRSRSRSHGRRHRRGSSSRSRCRRNASRSRSRSHGRRHRRGSSSRSHSPYRQRRKSRSRSTSTSDSSSSEDRRDRCRSPSRSSYSYRQTHRSQSRSPRYEKSTSCLPSPGMPSERQLSPKNSSKNPPSPSRSGEKQTSGDTSVPQDENSAETLVKKLLQSSAVQSLSKQIDVESLVKTLTPVFLDEFNKLTSTPGSSEAPQTKSTASSPPNHEQEVGAETLRSADGSDRSGPVLEQSVNAAASGNLEEKEQEVTSTRKRGRPRKKARNTLVRKSAGVKHESSEENREEEETKSLPGASLDSSSALLGDVKTETDAEAAEVLDQSVNAAAAGELEEMEEKEREVTSIRKGGRPRKKPRKTPVRKSARGKPENPEENREEEDQSLPGASLDPSSSALLGDVKTETDNETAEVLDQSVNAVAAGELEETEQTEQEVTSIIKRGRPRKKSRKTPVRKSAGGKPENPEENREEDKSLPGASLDPSSSALLGAVKTETDNETAEVLDQSVNAVAAGELEETEQTEQEVTSIIKRGRPRKKSRKTPVRKSAGGKRENPEENREEEDQSLPAAGNLEEMEDTEQEVTSTRKRGRPRKKPRKTPVRKSAGGKPENPEENREEEDKSLPGASLDPSSSALLGAVKTESDDEAAEGPDKKNLDGRLEEEEEEDEEVACKKRRKSPCTTADFILPPFNTDISFGEEFTARKLGYYCSLCSVFYMLKSNEEDTHCCSRNHYDNLLKHSQMKEEEPSPPPKRKTRSSR; from the exons ATGTCTTCAATTCCACAGGGACGTGGCTACAATGATACTCACAGGGACACTACATCCTTGGCCTGGCTTTCAATATGCAAACAGACCGAAAAAGATCACAATAACCCATCTTCTGGCTGCACAGACAGAAGCAGAAGTGTTTCTGGTGAAGGTGCAGACAACAGGAAACATCCTCCAGGTTCAGGTGCTGCTAAATCTCCAGAACCAGGCAGATCGGATCAACCCAAGTACACAACAGAATCAGCTACTGAGATCCTCAGCAGGTTTGGACTCGACAAGGACGACTTGGGAGAGCTCAATGCTTACTCTGAGGATCAGATCACCCCTGAAAACCTGAAATACGTCCTGATGCAGATTTCCATTAAGAAGAAGgaaagagctgcagagaaatcCTCTGAATCGCAGCCCACTATTGGTCTAAAGAGTGACTTGCATAAAACTCCCgtaaagtcaaataaagttATTGATTGCGGTGATTTTGGAAGTAGCGTTGCTAAAAAGGAGACTGAAAAAGATAGCACAGATAAGAGTAGAGGTAAGTCACTGGTGGAAACTCACAAACCCAGTGAGGACCGGCTGCAAAGATGTGTGTTAAAGGGCAAAAGCAGAGAGTCTGAGATTAGtgagcaaaataaaatggtttCACCCAAACATAAACCTGATGAGACTAAACTCTACAAACCTCTTTCTCCAAAGCAACCAGAGTCCACATCCAAACCTAGTAAAGCAGAACAGAAGAGTTCCAACAGCAAGGAAAGCAAAACTCgaataaaagaaacaatggTTGCTGGACAGAATAAGAAAAGTCCAGAGAAGAAGAACCCGGAGGTTCAGACTGAGCTGAAGTGTGGACAGCAAGGACAGGATAAGTCAGTGATGCAGACTAAATTTAAGGGgtcatcttttaaaaatgattcttCATGTGCCATAGTTTCATCCAAACAGAAACCTGACGAGCCTAAAACCTGCAAACCTCTTCCTCCAAAGCAACCAGAGTCCACATCTAAATCCTCCAATCCTGGTAAAGCAGAACAGAAGAGTTCCAACAGCAAGGAAAGCAAAACTCAGATAAAAGAAACAACGGTTGCTGGGCAGTATAAGAAACATCCAGAGAAGAAGATCCCTGAGGTTCAGACTGAGCTGAAACGTGGACAACAAGGACAGGATAAGCCAGTGATCCAGACTAAATTTAAAGGGTCATCTTCTAAAAATGAGCCTTCACACGCTGTAATTTCAGCCAAACAGAAACCTGGCGAGCCTAAACCCTGCAAACCTCTTCCTCCAAAGCAACCAGAGTCCACATCTAAATCCTCCAATCCTGGTAAAGCAGAACAGAAGAGTTCCAACAACAAGGAAAGTAAAACTCAGATAAAAGAAACAACGGTTGCTGGGCAGAATAAGGCTGAGCTGAAGCGCGGACAGCAAGGACGGGATAAGCCAGTGATCCAGACTAAATTTAAGGGGTCATCTTGTAAAAATGAGCCTTCACACGCCATAATTAGAGATTGTAAAGGTATCTCACCAGAATCCTTCCCACATTACTGTTCGATATGCAACAAGGAAAGTCGTAACGTACAT gctTGGTGTTCCCACATGAAGACCACTGAACATCGTGAGAAGTGCAAAACCCT ATACCCAGACTTGTTTTGTGAACAACAATTCCCCAG AATAGACTCAACCTGGAGGCGGTGTCGGGAGACGGGAAAACACAAGAGTGATTCTCGCCGCAGAAACGCTTCCCATTCCAGAAGTCAAGAACGCCATCACAGAAGAGGCTCCAGTTCTCGCTCACCCTGCCGGAGAAACGCTTCCCGTTCCCGCTCCAGAAGTCATGGCCGGCGTCACAGAAGAGGCTCCAGTTCTCGCTCACCCTGCCGGAGAAATGCTTCCCGTTCCCGCTCCAGAAGTCATGGCCGGCGTCACAGAAGAGGCTCCAGTTCTCGCTCACCCTGCAGGAGAAATGCTTCCCGTTCCCGCTCCAGAAGTCATGGCCGGCGTCACAGAAGAGGCTCCAGTTCTCGCTCACCCTGCAGGAGAAAAGCTTCCCGTTCCCGCTCCAGAAGTCATGGCCGGCGTCACAGGAGAGGCTCCAGTTCTCGCTCACGCTGCCGGAGAAACGCTTCCCGTTCCCGCTCCAGAAGTCATGGCCGGCGTCACAGAAGAGGCTCCAGTTCTCGCTCTCACAGCCCGTATCGTCAGCGCCGTAAATCCAGGAGTAGATCAACTTCCACCTCAGACAGTTCTAGCTCTGAGGACAGAAGAGACAGGTGCAGGAGCCCATCCAGGTCTTCCTACAGTTATAGACAAACCCACAG GTCTCAATCTCGTTCTCCAAGGTACGAGAAGTCCACCTCCTGTCTGCCCTCTCCAGGAATGCCTTCTGAGAGACAGCTTTCacccaaaaacagcagcaagaaTCCGCCATCACCAAGCAGAAGCGGCGAGAAACAAACGTCCGGAGACACATCGGTTCCTCAGGATGAGAACAGTGCAGAGACACTGGTGAAGAAACTGCTTCAATCATCAG CTGTCCAGTCTTTGTCAAAGCAGATAGATGTAGAGAGCCTTGTGAAAACTCTGACTCCGGTTTTCCTGGACGAGTTCAACAAGTTAACCTCAACACCCGGATCATCAGAGGCGCCTCAGACTAAAAGCACAGCCAGTTCCCCGCCAAATCACGAG caggaagtcGGAGCAGAAACTCTGAGATCTGCTGACGGCTCAGATCGAAGCGGCCCAG TTTTAGAGCAGAGTGTAAATGCTGCAGCTTCAGGTAATCTGGAGGAaaaggaacaggaagtgacatcaacTAGAAAAAGAGGCCGACCCAGGAAGAAAGCCAGAAATACTCTTG TGAGAAAATCTGCTGGAGTAAAACATGAGAGCTCcgaagaaaacagagaagaagaagaaaccaaaTCACTTCCTGGTGCGTCGCTggattcttcttctgctctgttGGGGGACGTCAAGACGGAAACGGacgctgaagctgctgaag ttttaGATCAGAGTGTGaacgctgcagcagcaggtgagcTGGAGGAAATGGAGGAGAAGGAACGGGAAGTGACATCAATAAGAAAAGGAGGCCGACCCAGGAAGAAACCCAGAAAGACTCCTG tcagaaaatcTGCCAGAGGAAAACCTGAGAACcctgaagaaaacagagaagaagaagaccaATCACTTCCTGGTGCGTCGCTGGatccttcttcttctgctctatTGGGGGACGTCAAGACGGAGACGGATAATGAAACTGCTGAAG TTTTAGATCAGAGTGTGAACGCTGTAGCAGCAGGTGAGCTGGAGGAAACTGAGCAGacggaacaggaagtgacatcgaTAATAAAAAGAGGCCGACCCAGGAAGAAATCCAGAAAGACTCCTG TGAGAAAAtctgctggaggaaaacctgagaaccctgaagaaaacagagaagaagacaAATCACTTCCTGGTGCGTCGCTGGatccttcttcttctgctctatTGGGGGCCGTCAAGACGGAGACGGATAATGAAACTGCTGAAG TTTTAGATCAGAGTGTGAACGCTGTAGCAGCAGGTGAGCTGGAGGAAACTGAGCAGacggaacaggaagtgacatcaatAATAAAAAGAGGCCGACCCAGGAAGAAATCCAGAAAGACTCCTG TGAGAAAATCTGCTGGAGGAAAACGTGAGAACcctgaagaaaacagagaagaagaagaccaATCACTTCCTG cagcaggtaaTCTGGAGGAAATGGAGGACacggaacaggaagtgacatcaacCAGAAAAAGAGGCCGACCCAGGAAGAAACCCAGAAAGACTCCTG TGAGAAAAtctgctggaggaaaacctgagaaccctgaagaaaacagagaagaagaagacaaatcACTTCCTGGCGCATCGCTGGatccttcttcttctgctctatTGGGGGCCGTCAAGACGGAGTCGGAtgatgaagctgctgaaggTCCAGACAAAAAGAACTTGGACGGACGcttggaggaagaggaggaggaggatgaagaag TAGCCTGTAAAAAACGAAGGAAGTCTCCTTGTACCACTGCTGATTTTATCCTGCCACCTTTCAACACAGACATCTCCTTTG GCGAGGAGTTTACTGCTCGTAAACTGGGATATTACTGTTCCCTCTGCTCTGTTTTCTACATGCTGAAGAGCAACGAAGAGGACACTCACTGCTGCAGCAGAAATCATTACGACAACCTGCTG AAACATTCGCAGATGAAAGAAGAGGAACCTTCACCGCCTCCAAAAAGGAAAACCAGAAGCTCTCGATGA